The following proteins are encoded in a genomic region of Eulemur rufifrons isolate Redbay chromosome 18, OSU_ERuf_1, whole genome shotgun sequence:
- the LOC138399094 gene encoding histone H4: MSGRGKGGKGLGKGGAKRHRKVLRDNIQGITKPAIRRLARRGGVKRISGLIYEETRGVLKVFLENVIRDAVTYTEHAKRKTVTAMDVVYALKRQGRTLYGFGG, from the coding sequence ATGTCTGGCCGAGGCAAGGGCGGGAAGGGTCTGGGCAAAGGCGGAGCCAAGCGCCACCGGAAGGTTCTGCGCGACAACATCCAAGGCATCACCAAACCTGCAATCCGGCGCCTGGCCCGCCGTGGCGGCGTTAAGCGTATCTCCGGCCTCATCTACGAGGAGACTCGCGGGGTGCTTAAGGTGTTCCTGGAAAACGTGATCCGCGACGCCGTCACCTACACCGAGCACGCCAAGCGCAAGACGGTCACTGCTATGGACGTGGTCTACGCGCTCAAGCGCCAGGGTCGCACTCTGTACGGCTTTGGAGGCTAA
- the LOC138399083 gene encoding histone H2A type 1-like produces MSGRGKQGGKTRAKAKTRSSRAGLQFPVGRVHRLLRKGNYAERVGAGAPVYLAAVLEYLTAEILELAGNAARDNKKTRIIPRHLQLAIRNDEELNKLLGKVTIAQGGVLPNIQAVLLPKKTESHHKAKGK; encoded by the coding sequence ATGTCTGGACGTGGCAAGCAGGGCGGTAAGACTCGCGCCAAAGCCAAGACCCGCTCTTCCCGGGCGGGGCTCCAGTTCCCCGTAGGCCGAGTGCACCGTCTTCTCCGCAAGGGCAACTATGCCGAGCGGGTCGGGGCCGGCGCGCCAGTGTACCTGGCGGCGGTGCTGGAGTATTTGACCGCCGAGATCTTGGAGCTGGCTGGCAACGCGGCTCGCGATAACAAGAAGACACGCATCATCCCGCGCCATCTACAGTTGGCCATTCGTAACGACGAGGAGCTCAACAAGCTGCTGGGCAAAGTCACCATCGCTCAGGGCGGTGTCCTGCCGAACATCCAGGCGGTGCTGCTCCCCAAGAAGACTGAGAGTCATCATAAAGCCAAGGGCAAGTAG
- the LOC138399090 gene encoding histone H2B type 1-N produces MPEPSKSAPAPKKGSKKAVTKAQKKDGKKRKRSRKESYSVYVYKVLKQVHPDTGISSKAMGIMNSFVNDIFERIAGEASRLAHYNKRSTITSREIQTAVRLLLPGELAKHAVSEGTKAVTKYTSSK; encoded by the coding sequence ATGCCTGAGCCCTCAAAGTCCGCTCCTGCCCCGAAGAAGGGCTCCAAGAAGGCGGTGACCAAGGCCCAAAAGAAGGACGGCAAGAAGCGCAAGCGCAGCCGCAAGGAGAGCTACTCCGTGTACGTGTACAAGGTGCTCAAGCAGGTCCACCCCGACACCGGCATCTCCTCTAAGGCCATGGGCATCATGAACTCTTTTGTCAACGACATCTTCGAGCGCATCGCGGGGGAGGCCTCTCGCCTGGCGCATTACAACAAGCGCTCGACCATCACCTCCAGGGAGATCCAGACGGCTGTGCGCCTGCTGCTGCCCGGAGAGCTGGCCAAGCACGCCGTGTCCGAGGGCACCAAGGCTGTCACCAAGTACACCAGCTCCAAGTGA